The Corynebacterium confusum genome has a window encoding:
- the rpmH gene encoding 50S ribosomal protein L34, with translation MAKGKRTFQPNNRRRARKHGFRTRMNTRAGRAIVAARRKKGRAKLTA, from the coding sequence GTGGCAAAGGGAAAGCGGACGTTCCAGCCGAACAACCGTCGTCGTGCACGCAAGCACGGCTTCCGTACTCGTATGAACACCCGTGCAGGTCGCGCCATCGTGGCCGCACGTCGCAAGAAGGGTCGCGCTAAGCTGACCGCTTAA